A section of the SAR324 cluster bacterium genome encodes:
- the hisF gene encoding imidazole glycerol phosphate synthase subunit HisF, translating into MLAKRIIPCLDIKAGRVVKGTSFVGLRDAGDPIELAQRYNEQSADELVFLDIAASLENRGTTIELATKLARELFIPFTIGGGISSLDHISDLVTAGADKISVNSSALKNPDLITEGAKRFGSQCIVVAIDAKKVGDHWEVFSHGGTRSTKRNALEWAQEVSDRGAGEILLTSMDADGHKNGFDNPLNSEVSTMLSISVIASGGGGTLEHFRDAIQLGKADAVLAASVFHYGTYTVSEVKQFLRTSRIPVRL; encoded by the coding sequence ATGCTAGCAAAGCGTATCATTCCTTGTCTTGACATCAAGGCTGGCCGTGTTGTCAAAGGGACTAGTTTTGTGGGCTTGCGTGATGCTGGAGACCCAATTGAGTTGGCCCAGCGCTACAATGAACAATCTGCTGATGAACTAGTGTTCTTAGACATTGCAGCCTCATTGGAAAATCGTGGGACTACCATTGAACTCGCGACGAAACTAGCCAGAGAATTATTCATCCCATTTACAATTGGAGGTGGAATATCTTCACTGGATCACATCTCTGACCTGGTTACTGCTGGTGCAGACAAAATCTCTGTCAATTCTTCCGCATTAAAGAATCCTGACTTGATTACCGAAGGAGCGAAACGCTTTGGTTCTCAGTGCATTGTCGTTGCGATCGATGCTAAAAAAGTAGGTGATCACTGGGAGGTATTCAGTCACGGCGGAACTCGGTCCACAAAGAGAAACGCTCTGGAGTGGGCCCAAGAAGTATCGGATCGTGGTGCAGGTGAAATTCTATTGACGAGCATGGATGCTGATGGCCACAAGAATGGCTTTGACAATCCACTCAACTCAGAGGTTAGCACCATGCTCTCAATCTCCGTGATTGCTTCAGGAGGAGGGGGAACACTAGAACATTTTCGAGATGCAATCCAGTTGGGTAAAGCGGATGCGGTCCTGGCAGCTTCTGTCTTTCATTATGGTACCTATACTGTGTCTGAGGTGAAACAATTCTTGCGGACCTCCAGAATTCCTGTCAGGTTGTGA
- the ppk1 gene encoding polyphosphate kinase 1, whose amino-acid sequence MSKIKKDLANVLIEDEILLSEDLNDSRLYFNRELSWLEFNQRVLEQAKDENHPLLERVKFLAIVQTNMDEFFMVRVAALLKQMRSGSDNIAPDGMSVEEQLSAIRSRVQQMKQDQQQCWSEQLRPQLEKHSVRFIEPDQYTPELRAYLSNYYQQGVHPVLTPLAFDPGHPFPFISSMSLNLAVVVQYGPYEKNFARIKIPDILPRFIPVPEELAGSRYGFVYLEDVIKDNLKELFPDNNVLDIYVFRVIRDTDLIIQEDEAGDLLENVDRSLKQLRYGNVSLLQVEEQMPEELLQVLMENFEIEQGRGIVTRTHTRMNFGEWFSLLKLPLPQLKDAPFKPSILFTREQRETIFDRIRLQDFLMHHPFESFDSVEEFISAAVKDPQVIGIKMTLYRVGSDSQIVQKLIEAAEDGKQVAVLVELKARFDEKNNIVWARRLESVGAHVVYGMLKLKTHCKLCMVIRKEGDGIRRYMHIGTGNYNPGSSKIYTDLGIFTASEQIGRDVTDVFNYLTGYSGKQNYDHLLVAPRSLRRKLEEMIDREAEVARSGKDGRIIIKANAVTHPSVIQALYRASQAGVKIDLIIRGICCLRPGLPNISENIRVRSIIGRFLEHSRLFYFQNDGSKEMYIGSADIMERNLDRRVEVLTPILEAQLRQVLMEKVLQSQLKDNQLSFELLSDGTYERIRPEDRDEEPYNSQISMLQAYTEASN is encoded by the coding sequence ATGTCCAAAATTAAAAAAGACTTAGCGAATGTGTTGATTGAGGATGAAATTCTTTTATCTGAAGATCTGAACGATAGCCGACTGTACTTCAATAGAGAGTTGAGTTGGCTTGAGTTCAACCAGAGAGTATTGGAACAAGCAAAAGATGAGAATCATCCACTTCTAGAGCGCGTTAAATTTCTTGCGATCGTACAAACTAACATGGACGAATTTTTTATGGTTCGTGTGGCTGCGCTCCTCAAACAGATGCGCTCTGGAAGCGACAATATTGCACCAGATGGAATGAGTGTAGAAGAGCAACTCAGTGCAATCAGATCTAGGGTACAGCAGATGAAACAAGACCAACAGCAATGTTGGTCTGAACAACTCCGACCTCAATTGGAGAAACATTCGGTACGCTTCATCGAACCTGATCAGTACACTCCCGAATTGAGAGCATATCTTTCAAACTACTATCAACAAGGAGTCCACCCTGTTCTGACACCCCTTGCTTTTGATCCTGGACATCCCTTCCCGTTCATCTCCAGCATGAGTTTGAATTTAGCGGTAGTAGTTCAATACGGCCCGTATGAAAAGAACTTCGCTCGGATAAAAATTCCAGACATTTTGCCACGATTCATTCCAGTTCCCGAAGAATTAGCAGGAAGTCGATACGGATTTGTTTACCTCGAAGATGTCATTAAAGACAATTTGAAGGAGTTGTTTCCTGACAATAATGTGCTGGATATCTATGTTTTTCGAGTCATCCGGGATACTGACCTTATCATTCAAGAAGACGAGGCTGGCGATCTGCTAGAGAACGTTGACCGGAGCCTGAAACAACTAAGGTATGGCAACGTTTCTTTACTTCAGGTGGAAGAACAAATGCCTGAAGAACTCCTTCAGGTATTGATGGAAAATTTTGAGATTGAACAAGGACGAGGCATTGTCACTAGAACCCATACTAGGATGAACTTTGGAGAATGGTTTTCCTTGCTGAAGTTGCCGTTACCTCAGTTGAAAGATGCTCCCTTCAAGCCCTCTATTTTGTTCACAAGGGAACAACGAGAAACCATTTTTGATAGGATCCGACTACAGGATTTCTTAATGCATCACCCTTTTGAGTCATTCGATTCCGTTGAGGAGTTTATTTCCGCAGCGGTAAAAGACCCTCAAGTTATTGGGATCAAGATGACTCTTTATCGCGTGGGATCAGATTCCCAGATTGTTCAAAAGCTTATTGAAGCTGCAGAGGATGGAAAACAAGTAGCTGTACTCGTGGAACTCAAAGCACGTTTTGATGAGAAAAATAACATTGTCTGGGCGAGACGTCTCGAATCGGTGGGAGCGCATGTAGTTTACGGCATGTTGAAGCTCAAGACCCACTGCAAGTTGTGCATGGTGATTCGAAAAGAAGGAGATGGAATCCGAAGATATATGCACATAGGGACAGGAAACTATAATCCAGGCTCTTCAAAAATTTATACTGATCTTGGCATCTTCACAGCCAGTGAACAGATTGGTCGAGATGTAACAGACGTTTTTAATTATTTAACGGGCTATTCTGGCAAACAAAATTACGATCACCTTTTAGTGGCACCACGCTCCTTGAGAAGGAAGCTAGAGGAAATGATTGACCGGGAAGCTGAGGTTGCTCGATCTGGTAAAGATGGCAGGATTATTATCAAAGCAAACGCCGTTACTCATCCTTCAGTCATTCAAGCACTTTATAGAGCATCTCAAGCAGGTGTAAAAATTGATCTCATCATTCGTGGCATCTGCTGTCTTCGACCTGGGCTCCCCAATATTAGTGAGAACATTCGAGTTCGTTCAATTATTGGGCGCTTCCTGGAGCATTCGAGACTGTTTTATTTCCAAAATGATGGCTCAAAAGAAATGTACATTGGAAGTGCGGACATCATGGAACGCAATCTTGACCGTCGGGTTGAGGTGCTAACCCCTATTCTGGAAGCTCAGCTTCGACAAGTATTGATGGAAAAGGTCCTTCAATCACAACTCAAAGATAACCAATTGTCCTTTGAATTACTCTCGGATGGGACCTATGAGAGAATTCGACCTGAGGATCGAGATGAAGAACCCTATAACTCACAAATTTCAATGTTGCAGGCTTACACGGAAGCTTCTAATTGA
- the lepA gene encoding translation elongation factor 4 — MKNQSTDPRCIRNFSIIAHIDHGKSTLADCLMRTTHAVTDREAQEQLLDNMDIERERGITVKSQTVRLNYEATDGQEYILNLIDTPGHVDFTYEVSRSLAACEGALLVVDAAQGVEAQTLANVYMALDNDLEIIPVLNKIDLPTAEPQRVITEIEEVIGLDAQYSARVSAKNNIGIQELLEQIIEKVPPPTGKPDVPLRGLIFDSWFDPYLGIVILIRVVDGRIKVGEVIRFMATGFEYEVTQLGVFTPFREERSELGTGEVGFVCASIKTIGHTKIGDTVTHADRPATTPLSGYAEAKPMVFSGIYPVSSEDYEDLREALRKLALNDSSLTYEPETSAALGFGFRCGFLGLLHMEIAQERLEREFKIDLITTAPSVVYDVYLKDGELIKVDNPSQLPSVSELDHIEEPYIRSRIFTPQEYVGNIIKLAQERRGIQINMEYPSPNRVMLEYEFPLNEIVLDFYDRLKSVSRGYASFDYELIDYRLGDLSKLDILLNGDVVDALSLIVPKEQAYYRGRELCKQFKKLLPRQMYEIAIQAAIGSKVIARETLGALRKDVTAKCYGGDISRKRKLLEKQKEGKKRMKRLGTVEVPQEAFMAVLKIDNGGSSS; from the coding sequence ATGAAAAACCAATCGACTGATCCACGTTGCATAAGAAACTTCTCGATCATTGCCCACATTGACCATGGCAAGTCCACCCTTGCAGACTGCTTGATGAGGACTACCCACGCGGTTACTGACCGGGAGGCACAAGAACAACTGCTCGATAACATGGACATTGAGCGTGAGCGTGGGATCACGGTTAAGTCGCAAACTGTCCGGCTCAATTATGAGGCAACTGACGGCCAAGAGTACATTTTGAATTTGATTGACACGCCAGGCCATGTGGACTTCACCTATGAGGTTTCCAGATCTCTAGCAGCTTGTGAAGGAGCTTTGCTTGTAGTGGATGCAGCTCAAGGGGTGGAGGCTCAGACGCTAGCAAATGTATACATGGCGCTGGATAACGATTTAGAAATTATTCCCGTCCTTAACAAAATTGATCTGCCCACAGCTGAACCACAACGTGTCATTACTGAGATTGAAGAAGTGATTGGGCTTGACGCTCAATACTCTGCTAGAGTCAGCGCCAAAAACAATATCGGGATCCAAGAGCTTCTGGAGCAGATCATCGAGAAAGTTCCACCACCAACTGGAAAGCCAGATGTCCCACTTCGAGGACTAATCTTTGATTCTTGGTTTGATCCCTACCTGGGCATTGTGATCCTAATCCGAGTGGTCGATGGAAGAATTAAAGTTGGAGAAGTCATTAGGTTCATGGCAACTGGTTTTGAGTATGAAGTGACACAACTTGGTGTCTTCACCCCTTTCAGAGAAGAACGATCTGAACTGGGTACAGGAGAAGTTGGGTTTGTTTGTGCTTCCATTAAGACCATTGGTCACACAAAAATTGGTGACACAGTCACTCACGCGGACAGACCGGCTACAACCCCACTATCAGGCTATGCTGAGGCTAAGCCAATGGTCTTCAGTGGTATTTATCCCGTAAGTAGTGAGGACTACGAAGACTTGCGCGAAGCTCTTCGCAAACTGGCTTTGAACGATTCCTCTTTGACGTATGAACCAGAAACATCTGCGGCTCTAGGATTCGGTTTCCGATGTGGATTCTTGGGTCTTCTTCATATGGAGATCGCCCAGGAAAGATTGGAGAGAGAATTCAAAATTGACCTCATCACGACCGCTCCAAGTGTGGTCTACGATGTCTACTTGAAAGATGGGGAACTGATCAAGGTTGATAATCCCTCTCAACTGCCATCAGTTTCTGAGCTTGACCACATCGAAGAGCCCTATATCCGTAGCAGAATTTTCACCCCACAAGAATATGTTGGCAACATCATCAAGTTGGCTCAGGAACGACGGGGAATACAGATCAACATGGAGTATCCTTCGCCAAATAGGGTCATGCTGGAATATGAGTTCCCTCTGAACGAGATTGTTCTGGATTTCTATGACAGATTGAAATCAGTTTCACGTGGCTACGCTTCTTTTGACTACGAATTGATCGACTACCGATTGGGTGATCTTTCGAAGCTAGATATTCTGTTAAACGGAGATGTTGTCGATGCTTTGTCATTGATAGTCCCTAAGGAACAGGCCTACTATCGGGGAAGAGAACTTTGTAAGCAGTTCAAAAAGTTACTGCCAAGGCAGATGTACGAGATTGCGATTCAAGCAGCAATCGGATCCAAGGTCATCGCCAGAGAAACCCTTGGGGCTTTGCGTAAGGATGTGACTGCAAAGTGTTACGGAGGGGACATCTCACGAAAAAGAAAGCTTTTGGAAAAACAGAAGGAAGGAAAGAAGAGAATGAAACGGCTAGGGACTGTTGAGGTTCCTCAAGAAGCCTTCATGGCAGTCCTGAAGATCGACAATGGAGGTTCAAGCAGCTAG
- a CDS encoding DUF2760 domain-containing protein, whose amino-acid sequence MQPEKNLNFLFRIFLYSFYCFFRVIFSRRAGNYIHVALAEVSRVNALEKSQRRLEKENKKRIKQGLPPLAVPEDTERENLAGPQQAQDTIEEKAVEESKLIGAVLPKEQDEISKKDEKNIDGVFLLSLFQKQGRLVDFLQQDIASFSNAEVGEAARVVHDGCARILGDYFTLEAIRTEEEGALVSVDTDYNLSEITLTGNLRGSAPYRGELLHHGWKISDQHPPEQLDPKARFIVQPAEIEVC is encoded by the coding sequence ATGCAGCCTGAAAAAAATCTAAATTTTCTTTTCAGAATTTTTCTTTACTCCTTTTATTGTTTCTTCAGAGTGATTTTTAGCCGCCGAGCCGGCAACTATATCCATGTGGCTCTTGCTGAAGTTAGCAGAGTGAATGCGCTTGAGAAAAGCCAACGAAGATTGGAAAAGGAAAATAAAAAAAGAATCAAACAAGGATTGCCTCCGTTAGCTGTTCCAGAAGATACAGAAAGAGAAAATTTGGCTGGGCCACAGCAAGCACAAGATACAATAGAGGAAAAAGCCGTTGAAGAATCAAAACTGATAGGTGCTGTACTACCAAAAGAACAAGATGAAATCTCCAAAAAGGACGAAAAAAATATTGATGGAGTTTTTCTCTTGTCTCTCTTTCAGAAGCAAGGTCGTTTGGTAGACTTTTTACAGCAAGACATCGCTTCTTTTTCGAATGCTGAGGTAGGTGAGGCAGCTCGAGTCGTACATGATGGGTGTGCCAGAATATTGGGTGATTACTTCACATTGGAAGCAATCCGTACCGAGGAAGAAGGTGCACTGGTCAGCGTTGATACTGACTACAATCTATCTGAAATTACACTAACTGGAAATTTGCGTGGGTCGGCTCCGTATCGTGGAGAGTTGTTGCATCACGGCTGGAAGATCTCTGATCAGCATCCACCTGAACAGCTAGACCCGAAAGCACGATTTATTGTTCAGCCAGCAGAAATCGAAGTGTGCTGA
- a CDS encoding MoxR family ATPase: MPENSKINFPDFEAIHARLREFPVQFRTEIHRVIVGQEEVLDQLLIALLCNGHVLLTGVPGLAKTLLIKTLANLFRLNFNRIQCTPDLMPSDISGVEILDENEQERRFRFIEGPVFTNLLLADEINRTSPRTQAALLQAMQEKQVTVAGKTYQLTHPFIVFATQNPIDSEGTYPLPEAQLDRFLFNVEVEYPSATEEAEIAVQSQSQSQEVNTFFDGSDLLKIQQLVDEVPIAPHVVDWIVQLVRATRPQDSSVEPIKKYVEWGAGVRASQNLVRAARAHALLKGDSVVSKEHVRYVAPSVLRHRIIVNFIGEAEQWTPIRLIELLLENHI; the protein is encoded by the coding sequence ATGCCTGAAAATTCAAAAATAAATTTTCCCGATTTCGAAGCAATTCACGCTCGACTTCGTGAATTTCCAGTGCAATTCCGGACTGAAATTCATCGAGTAATTGTTGGTCAGGAGGAAGTTCTAGATCAACTGCTGATCGCGCTCTTGTGCAACGGCCATGTGCTGCTAACAGGAGTGCCAGGATTGGCCAAAACTCTGCTAATCAAGACTCTGGCAAACCTCTTCAGATTAAACTTCAATCGAATTCAATGTACCCCTGATCTAATGCCATCAGACATCAGTGGTGTCGAAATCCTTGATGAGAATGAACAAGAGCGAAGGTTTCGCTTCATTGAGGGGCCAGTCTTCACCAATCTCTTGCTGGCAGATGAAATCAATCGAACTTCTCCAAGAACACAGGCTGCTCTCCTCCAAGCCATGCAGGAAAAGCAAGTTACTGTAGCAGGCAAGACTTACCAACTCACTCATCCATTTATCGTCTTCGCAACTCAAAATCCAATTGATTCTGAGGGGACATATCCGCTTCCAGAGGCCCAACTTGACCGATTCTTGTTCAATGTCGAGGTGGAGTATCCAAGTGCGACTGAAGAAGCAGAGATCGCAGTCCAATCACAGTCACAGTCCCAAGAAGTGAATACTTTCTTTGATGGAAGTGATTTGCTTAAAATTCAGCAACTTGTCGATGAAGTCCCGATAGCTCCCCATGTCGTTGATTGGATCGTACAGCTTGTCCGAGCCACAAGGCCCCAAGACAGTTCGGTTGAGCCCATCAAAAAATATGTTGAATGGGGCGCAGGTGTCCGAGCATCGCAAAATCTAGTTCGAGCTGCCAGAGCCCACGCTCTACTGAAGGGCGATTCGGTGGTTAGCAAAGAGCATGTTCGCTATGTTGCTCCTTCAGTGCTTCGTCATCGCATCATAGTTAATTTTATTGGGGAGGCTGAGCAATGGACTCCCATTCGTCTGATTGAACTATTACTCGAAAATCATATTTAG
- a CDS encoding Tex family protein, with translation MEGKSSIPNTRLLQRLQTEFDHLPDHIQNTLSLLLADNTIPFVARYRKEQTGNLDEVKIANLLDRYEYLKELEDRRETILNSIREQEKLTEELEKKINAVQTKQELEDLYLPYKPKRRTRAMIAREKGLEPLARLVLEEQGDRNQINNWLEEFQARLSSPLPSDEIWQGVRDICAEKVAEDAQTRARIRQLTFQQGKFVSEVKQEFKETTSKFEMYYEFSENISKIQPHRYLAIRRGEKEEILQTRVQVQEGLTESTLQEIWLTKANVDFRKELQIALSDAYDRLLAPSIETEIRQELKQQADESSIELFSKNLRQLLMQPTGGSRVVIGLDPGFRSGTKWVVIDHTGRLHENGVIYPVEPQRQVEASKRTLLGLIERYQAEIVVVGNGTGSREVSQFLKEFIKDLELKVRHLVVNESGASVYSASEVARKEFPDLDLTVRGAVSIARRYQDPLAELVKIDPKSIGVGQYQHDVNQKQLKQSLDRTVESCVNQVGVELNQASAALLSYVSGVTKSLAARIVSYRNENGPFRSRQELMQVTGFGKKAFEQAAGFLRIRNAEHPLDQSAVHPERYSIIEQMAASQELLVADLIGNQDALEKIQFQEFVSEEIGRYTLNDILEELKKPGRDPRDDHQEVQFSETVQDMKDLQVGMHLQGLVTNITHFGAFVDIGVHQDGLVHISQMSSQFVRDPLEACSVGQRVEVWVLEVDTQRKRIALSMRNPDSKNLDRNSSKTLVQKKNKLAQQQSRQKQSTGMDQLMEKFRSL, from the coding sequence ATGGAAGGCAAATCCTCCATTCCGAATACCAGGCTGCTACAGCGTCTCCAGACCGAATTTGACCACCTGCCCGATCACATTCAAAACACACTGAGTCTCCTACTGGCAGACAATACTATTCCATTTGTTGCCCGCTACAGAAAAGAGCAGACAGGGAATTTGGATGAAGTGAAAATCGCTAACTTACTGGATCGATATGAGTATCTCAAAGAACTCGAAGATCGAAGGGAGACGATCCTTAATAGCATTAGAGAACAGGAAAAGCTAACCGAGGAACTAGAAAAAAAGATTAATGCAGTCCAGACCAAACAGGAATTGGAGGATCTTTACTTACCTTACAAACCTAAGCGACGAACTCGCGCAATGATTGCCCGTGAAAAAGGCTTGGAACCGCTTGCCCGATTGGTTTTGGAGGAACAAGGAGATAGGAATCAGATAAATAATTGGCTGGAGGAGTTCCAAGCAAGATTGTCTTCACCCCTGCCATCTGATGAAATTTGGCAGGGAGTCAGGGATATTTGTGCTGAAAAAGTGGCTGAAGATGCTCAGACACGAGCACGCATTCGTCAATTGACTTTTCAGCAAGGTAAATTTGTTTCAGAGGTTAAACAAGAGTTCAAGGAGACGACTTCGAAATTTGAAATGTACTATGAGTTCAGTGAGAACATCAGTAAGATCCAACCGCATCGATACTTGGCGATTAGACGAGGAGAAAAGGAAGAAATCCTTCAGACAAGGGTTCAGGTACAGGAGGGATTGACAGAATCTACTCTTCAAGAAATCTGGCTAACCAAAGCGAATGTGGATTTTCGAAAAGAGCTTCAAATAGCTCTTTCAGATGCATATGATCGCTTGCTAGCACCTTCAATTGAGACAGAAATCCGACAAGAATTGAAGCAGCAAGCGGATGAAAGTTCTATTGAGTTGTTTTCCAAGAATCTACGTCAGTTACTGATGCAGCCCACAGGTGGTTCAAGAGTGGTCATTGGTCTGGATCCAGGCTTTCGATCAGGAACAAAGTGGGTAGTTATAGACCACACAGGACGCTTGCATGAGAACGGTGTCATCTATCCGGTAGAACCACAACGGCAAGTAGAGGCATCAAAACGAACACTACTTGGCTTGATTGAGCGATACCAAGCTGAAATTGTTGTGGTTGGAAATGGCACAGGTTCGAGAGAGGTGTCCCAGTTTCTAAAAGAATTTATCAAAGATTTGGAGTTAAAAGTCAGACATTTGGTTGTGAACGAATCTGGAGCTTCTGTTTACTCGGCATCAGAAGTCGCTCGTAAGGAATTTCCTGATTTGGATTTAACTGTCCGGGGTGCGGTTTCGATAGCTCGGCGTTATCAGGATCCACTGGCGGAGTTGGTCAAGATAGATCCAAAATCTATTGGAGTTGGGCAGTACCAACATGATGTCAATCAGAAGCAATTAAAGCAGTCCCTTGATCGAACGGTCGAGTCTTGTGTGAACCAAGTAGGAGTAGAACTGAATCAGGCATCAGCGGCGCTTCTCAGCTATGTCTCCGGGGTCACGAAGTCTCTCGCTGCGCGCATTGTTTCGTACCGTAATGAAAATGGCCCGTTCCGATCACGTCAAGAACTGATGCAGGTGACCGGCTTTGGAAAAAAAGCTTTTGAACAAGCAGCTGGTTTTTTAAGAATTCGAAATGCTGAGCACCCTCTGGACCAGTCAGCAGTTCATCCAGAGCGCTACAGCATTATAGAGCAAATGGCGGCTAGTCAAGAGCTCTTGGTTGCGGATCTGATTGGTAATCAGGACGCACTTGAAAAGATCCAGTTTCAAGAGTTCGTCTCTGAAGAAATAGGCCGTTACACACTGAACGATATATTGGAGGAGCTGAAAAAACCTGGACGAGACCCTCGAGATGACCACCAAGAAGTGCAATTCAGTGAAACCGTCCAAGACATGAAAGATCTTCAGGTTGGGATGCATCTTCAAGGATTGGTGACTAACATCACGCACTTTGGAGCATTCGTTGATATTGGGGTTCATCAGGATGGCTTAGTTCATATTTCTCAGATGTCTTCACAATTTGTCCGAGATCCCCTTGAAGCTTGTTCTGTGGGGCAACGTGTTGAAGTTTGGGTGTTAGAGGTTGATACCCAACGTAAAAGAATTGCTTTGAGTATGCGTAATCCAGATTCCAAAAATTTGGATCGGAATTCATCGAAGACACTAGTACAGAAGAAGAATAAGTTAGCCCAACAGCAATCCAGACAAAAACAGAGTACAGGAATGGATCAATTGATGGAGAAATTCAGATCACTTTGA
- the truA gene encoding tRNA pseudouridine(38-40) synthase TruA: protein MRTWLLLLTYCGTRYVGWQVQPNLPTIEGEIEKALQQLTGTFHKVLGSGRTDAGVHALNYPAHFQSLQNFTAIQWQKALNGLLPPDIVVRNVVEKPTSFHARHDSIGKRYVYLIHNAQQRNPFAENHSWWIRQPLDLKAMRTAAKYLVGRYDFSSFRASHCSGPEPVKELREITIAETVSSWGNLIMEFEANSFLQHMVRILAGTLVEVGLKKREAISMEEILKKRDRTKAGKTAPSGGLYQLAVHYPTDLVSWPKELLINPFKIMENSEECSRYFHYSSLLSTNTPTKC, encoded by the coding sequence TTGCGAACCTGGCTTCTCCTGCTGACATATTGCGGTACCCGCTACGTAGGTTGGCAGGTTCAGCCCAATCTTCCCACAATCGAAGGTGAAATCGAAAAAGCTCTCCAGCAACTGACAGGGACCTTCCATAAAGTACTTGGCAGCGGTAGAACCGATGCTGGTGTTCATGCCCTCAATTATCCTGCCCATTTTCAAAGTTTACAAAATTTTACAGCGATACAATGGCAGAAGGCTCTCAACGGACTATTGCCCCCTGACATCGTTGTACGCAATGTAGTAGAGAAACCCACTAGCTTTCATGCTCGCCATGATTCTATCGGTAAACGCTACGTATATCTCATTCATAATGCTCAGCAAAGGAATCCATTTGCTGAAAATCATTCATGGTGGATTCGTCAACCGTTAGATTTGAAGGCAATGAGAACGGCTGCTAAATACTTAGTTGGGAGATATGACTTTTCCTCTTTCAGAGCAAGTCATTGCAGCGGGCCTGAACCTGTAAAAGAGCTACGAGAAATCACGATAGCTGAGACCGTTTCCTCTTGGGGCAATCTCATTATGGAGTTTGAAGCAAATTCATTTCTACAGCATATGGTCCGAATTCTTGCTGGGACTCTGGTCGAAGTAGGTTTGAAAAAGAGAGAGGCAATTTCGATGGAAGAGATTTTGAAAAAGCGGGACCGTACCAAAGCTGGAAAAACTGCACCATCTGGAGGCCTTTATCAACTTGCAGTACACTATCCAACTGATCTGGTGAGTTGGCCTAAAGAATTATTGATTAATCCCTTCAAAATAATGGAAAACTCTGAGGAGTGCAGTCGGTATTTTCATTATTCATCATTGTTAAGTACAAACACACCCACCAAGTGTTGA
- the trxA gene encoding thioredoxin yields MASEKVIHLTDDSFDEQTGSGYVMIDFWAEWCGPCRALAPVIDSIAESHGEQIKVCKLDVDSNQRAAVRFGVRGIPTVIMMKDGKLVDQVVGNDPSKIRSMAERAVEAA; encoded by the coding sequence ATGGCAAGCGAAAAAGTTATTCACCTCACTGATGATTCCTTTGATGAGCAAACAGGATCTGGCTACGTAATGATTGATTTCTGGGCTGAGTGGTGTGGACCATGTCGAGCCTTGGCACCTGTGATAGATTCCATCGCAGAATCTCATGGTGAGCAAATTAAAGTTTGCAAACTCGACGTCGATTCCAATCAACGTGCTGCTGTTCGCTTCGGAGTCCGAGGAATACCTACCGTCATTATGATGAAAGACGGCAAACTTGTTGATCAGGTAGTAGGCAATGATCCTAGTAAAATTCGTTCAATGGCTGAGAGAGCTGTAGAAGCTGCTTGA